CCGGACGGTTACCCGATTATCGATGCCGAGGGGCACGCTTTGCTGCCCGGCCTGATTGACTGCCACTCGCACTCCAGCCTGATGCGTGGCGTCACCGAAAATATGCAGCTGATGGACTGGCTGCCGTACTACCAGCTTGAGCACCGCGCACTCACCGAAGAATATGCTTACCACTCCGCACGGCTGTGTTACCTGGAAGCACTGAAAAGCGGCACCACCTGCGTCATGGACATGTATCGCTTCATGCATCGTTGCGCCGACGCCGCCGGCGAGATCGGCCTGCGCGTGAATCTCGCGCCTTATGTGGCCGATGCGCCGGGCAAGGACTTCTTCGCCACCCGTGCCGAGAATCGCGCGCTGATTCATAGCCATCACGGCAGCCAGAACGGACGCATTCAGGTCTGGATGGGCCTGGAGCACCTGTTTTACTGCACCGCCGATGCCTACGCCGAAGCCTTGCAGTGCCAGCGCGATTACGGCGTGGGCATCCATACCCACGCCTGCGAGCAGCGCGAGGAAGACCAGGCCGTCGAACAGCATTTTGGCCGACGCTCGATCGCCCAACTGGACCACTACGGCATTCTCGGTGAGCGCACCCTGCTGGCGCATTGCGTCTGGTTGAATGACGATGAAATCAAACGCCTGGCCGACGCTGGCACTGCCATTGCCCACTGTCCGATCAGCAACGCCAAACTGGCCAGCGGCGTAGCACG
This genomic stretch from Halopseudomonas pelagia harbors:
- a CDS encoding amidohydrolase family protein, coding for MNSFAIRNAALFTVDPHNRVIANGTLIVEDGRISALGEAGEITIPDGYPIIDAEGHALLPGLIDCHSHSSLMRGVTENMQLMDWLPYYQLEHRALTEEYAYHSARLCYLEALKSGTTCVMDMYRFMHRCADAAGEIGLRVNLAPYVADAPGKDFFATRAENRALIHSHHGSQNGRIQVWMGLEHLFYCTADAYAEALQCQRDYGVGIHTHACEQREEDQAVEQHFGRRSIAQLDHYGILGERTLLAHCVWLNDDEIKRLADAGTAIAHCPISNAKLASGVARVPEMLAAGLTVGLGTDGPVCNNSLSLFEEMKFSSLIQKATRLDATVLPAEQMLRMATINGARALGLDRDIGSLEVGKRADLLLLDLKMPNMTPAEINPQGGNVLWNLVFAAGSQNVASVWVDGRQLIANGRATQVSEAEVLSQAQAQGLQLFQQCRDIAHLRTRML